A stretch of DNA from Streptococcus sp. NPS 308:
CTAGGAGCGTCCTCTGGAGCTGGTTTTTCAACGAAGGTTTCAACGCTGTAAAGACCGTCTTTTCCTTCGCCTTGCGGAGCAATAACCCCGTAAGCAGAGACTTCGTCGTGAGGGACTGGCATGACAGCGATAGTAGACGCGTGGGTACGCTCGTAGTCATCCATGAGTTGTTTGGTAAGTGGAACAGCCTTTTCGTTGGTGATATCCATCAAGTCATCACCAAGCATAACGACAAAAGGTTCATTTCCAACGAAAGCTTTTGCCTGCAAAACAGCATCTCCGAGACCACGTGGATGAGTTTGACGAATAAAATGCAGGCGCATGCCAGTTGTTTCATCAACCAGCTTCAAAAGATCCGTTTTTCCTTTTTCTTTGAGGTTATATTCCAATTCGAAGTTTGAATCGAAGTGGTCCTCGATAGAACGTTTTGACTTACCTGTAACAACCAAGATATCTTCGATACCAGATTTGAGAGCTTCTTCAACGATAAACTGGATAGTAGGTTTGTCTACGATTGGCAACATTTCCTTGGCCAAGGCCTTAGTTGCTGGGAGGAAACGAGTTCCCAATCCGGCGGCAGGGATGACTGCTTTTCTGACTTTTTGTTTCATAAATGTTCCTTTCTATAAAGGTCTACGACCATTCGTTTTCTGCTTTAAATTCATTGTTCATGATGTCAGTGATTGCTTCTTTGATATTGACACCTTCATAGATAACTCGGTAAATAGCTTGTGTGATCGGCATGTAGACACCCAATTCCTGAGCCAGTTCGTAAGCTGCTCGAGTTGTTGAAATGCCTTCAATGACCATGCCCATGTTTGCTTCGATGTCTGCGAGGGATTCTCCACGGCCGAGAGCATCACCTGCCCTCCAGTTACGAGAGTGGACAGATGTCCCCGTTACGATCAAATCACCGACTCCAGAAAGACCG
This window harbors:
- the galU gene encoding UTP--glucose-1-phosphate uridylyltransferase GalU, with amino-acid sequence MKQKVRKAVIPAAGLGTRFLPATKALAKEMLPIVDKPTIQFIVEEALKSGIEDILVVTGKSKRSIEDHFDSNFELEYNLKEKGKTDLLKLVDETTGMRLHFIRQTHPRGLGDAVLQAKAFVGNEPFVVMLGDDLMDITNEKAVPLTKQLMDDYERTHASTIAVMPVPHDEVSAYGVIAPQGEGKDGLYSVETFVEKPAPEDAPSDLAIIGRYLLTPEIFQILENQAPGAGNEIQLTDAIDTLNKTQRVFAREFKGARYDVGDKFGFMKTSIDYALKHPQVKDDLKDYLIQLGKELSEEE